One part of the Aurantibacillus circumpalustris genome encodes these proteins:
- a CDS encoding PAS domain-containing sensor histidine kinase translates to MSSKNLFVEDPDRNLREYKLQFENSNELFFSLDFRTKLITKISPACEKIYGFCVDDFLTNDNLWYNLIHPDDKSIIKKQIIELKEGRIVTYECRIISKEQKVKWLQNKIIPTLDHSGNLIQLDGISCDITEQILTNKCLKENKERYDLLCKATNDIIWDWDLETSQLYWNESYKKILGYGDSNLEQNVNIWNERIIENDRNRIIKGIHKVLEESKNDFWEGEYGYYKADGTILYFYDRAYIVYNEAGRAVRMVGAMQDITFRKKAEERLQRTKNNLRTILENTDTGYILLNKKGEITSFNNVAKTMLEEEIEAKISIGIHFAEALPEKRQEKVKNTIKNVLENGRKIAYEVRYKYPHKIIWLNVNMLPVFDLEKNVIGVNVAATNISEKKNADEHLLKSEANLQTIFKNTETAYVLLDKKFNVISFNNTAVKGYRKQLGFTLEEGKNLFESQPCNRRSIAKKRHEKVLKGETVSYDISFGVLNDLYWYHVKMLPVFDKMESVIGLIIASEDITQRKRTETEKEKITTDLMQRNKDLEQFAYIISHNLRAPVANIIGLGVLLQNRSVGNEKDLDRLIKGIGESTEKLDNVITDLNLILQTTQNIVEYKEIVKFDDLVYDIKTSISTLIQLENVTITTDFVQVEQIFTFKTYLHSIFYNLISNSIKYKREGQAAIVHIKTKRTEDNLTIFIKDNGMGIDLENNATQIFGLYKRFHNHIDGKGMGLYMVKAQVEKLGGTIKVQSEVNVGTEFQIEFNI, encoded by the coding sequence ATGAGCAGTAAAAATTTATTCGTTGAGGACCCAGACAGAAATCTACGAGAATACAAATTACAATTCGAAAACTCGAATGAACTCTTTTTTTCACTGGATTTTAGAACAAAGCTAATCACAAAAATATCACCAGCATGTGAGAAAATTTACGGATTTTGTGTTGATGACTTTCTTACAAACGATAACCTTTGGTATAACCTAATTCATCCCGACGATAAATCAATAATCAAGAAACAAATTATTGAACTTAAAGAAGGTAGAATAGTTACTTATGAATGCCGTATTATTAGCAAAGAACAAAAAGTAAAATGGTTGCAAAATAAAATAATACCCACCTTAGACCATTCGGGAAACCTCATTCAGTTAGACGGAATAAGCTGTGACATCACAGAACAAATCCTAACTAATAAATGTCTGAAAGAAAATAAAGAGCGTTATGATTTACTTTGCAAAGCAACAAATGATATTATTTGGGACTGGGATTTGGAGACAAGTCAACTTTATTGGAACGAAAGTTATAAAAAGATACTTGGGTATGGTGACAGCAATCTAGAGCAAAACGTCAACATATGGAACGAAAGAATTATAGAAAATGACAGGAACCGTATTATTAAAGGTATCCATAAGGTACTAGAGGAATCAAAGAATGATTTTTGGGAAGGAGAGTACGGTTATTATAAGGCTGACGGTACAATCTTATACTTTTACGATAGGGCTTATATTGTTTACAATGAAGCGGGTAGAGCTGTGAGAATGGTGGGTGCCATGCAAGACATCACCTTCCGAAAAAAAGCAGAAGAACGTTTGCAAAGAACTAAAAATAATCTTAGAACGATTCTAGAAAATACTGATACAGGTTATATTTTATTAAATAAAAAGGGTGAGATAACTTCTTTTAATAACGTAGCAAAAACAATGCTAGAAGAAGAAATTGAGGCGAAAATTTCAATTGGAATTCATTTTGCAGAAGCGCTACCTGAAAAGAGACAAGAAAAAGTAAAAAATACAATTAAAAATGTTCTGGAAAATGGCAGGAAAATAGCCTACGAAGTAAGGTACAAATATCCTCATAAAATAATTTGGCTCAACGTAAACATGCTTCCGGTTTTTGATCTTGAGAAGAACGTAATTGGGGTAAATGTTGCTGCAACCAATATTTCTGAAAAGAAAAATGCCGACGAACATCTTTTAAAATCTGAAGCGAATTTACAAACCATATTCAAAAATACCGAGACTGCATACGTGTTGCTTGATAAAAAATTTAATGTGATTTCTTTTAATAATACTGCTGTAAAAGGTTATCGAAAGCAGTTGGGTTTTACATTGGAAGAAGGGAAAAATCTATTTGAATCTCAACCTTGCAACAGAAGGAGTATTGCAAAAAAAAGGCATGAAAAAGTTTTAAAAGGTGAAACGGTTTCTTATGATATAAGTTTTGGGGTTCTAAACGATTTATACTGGTACCATGTTAAGATGCTACCTGTTTTCGATAAAATGGAGAGTGTTATTGGACTTATTATTGCAAGTGAGGATATTACACAACGGAAGAGGACCGAGACTGAGAAGGAAAAAATAACCACTGATCTTATGCAACGCAATAAGGATCTTGAGCAATTTGCTTATATCATTTCACACAACTTGCGCGCGCCTGTTGCCAATATAATTGGGCTTGGAGTCTTACTTCAAAATAGAAGTGTTGGGAATGAAAAAGATTTAGACAGATTAATTAAAGGCATAGGGGAATCAACGGAAAAACTAGATAATGTTATTACGGATCTTAATCTAATTTTGCAAACAACGCAAAATATTGTTGAATATAAGGAAATAGTTAAATTCGATGATCTGGTATATGACATCAAAACATCAATTAGTACTTTAATTCAATTAGAGAACGTAACAATTACAACCGATTTTGTGCAAGTGGAGCAAATTTTCACCTTCAAAACGTACCTGCATAGCATTTTCTATAATCTGATTTCTAATAGCATAAAATATAAACGTGAAGGGCAAGCGGCGATAGTACACATCAAAACTAAACGTACCGAAGATAATCTTACGATTTTTATAAAAGACAATGGTATGGGCATAGATTTGGAAAACAATGCCACTCAAATTTTCGGTCTCTATAAAAGATTTCATAATCACATAGATGGTAAGGGCATGGGATTGTATATGGTTAAAGCGCAAGTAGAAAAACTTGGAGGTACAATTAAGGTGCAAAGTGAAGTTAATGTAGGGACGGAATTCCAAATTGAATTCAATATATAA
- a CDS encoding RrF2 family transcriptional regulator, with the protein MFSKSCEYAIRATIYIAVQSNQDRRVGIKDISKEIDSPEAFTAKILQQLSRERIIDSVKGPNGGFAIDTERMSKIKLSQIVLAIDGDSVYKGCGLGFKECSEKQPCPVHDKFKVVRNELRKMLESTTVLELSLGLKKGLTFLHR; encoded by the coding sequence ATGTTTTCTAAATCCTGCGAATATGCCATCAGAGCCACCATATACATTGCGGTTCAATCTAACCAAGATAGAAGGGTAGGGATTAAGGATATTTCAAAGGAAATAGATTCGCCCGAAGCATTCACGGCGAAAATTCTGCAGCAATTGTCTCGCGAGAGGATAATCGATTCAGTTAAGGGGCCAAATGGTGGTTTTGCGATCGACACCGAAAGAATGTCAAAAATTAAATTAAGCCAGATTGTTTTGGCCATCGATGGAGATTCAGTTTACAAAGGTTGCGGATTAGGATTTAAAGAGTGTTCCGAAAAACAACCTTGTCCTGTTCATGATAAATTTAAAGTGGTAAGAAATGAGCTGCGCAAAATGCTCGAGAGTACAACGGTTCTAGAATTGTCGCTGGGACTAAAAAAAGGGTTGACCTTTTTACATAGATAG
- a CDS encoding group III truncated hemoglobin, whose protein sequence is MESKQDILNLEDVKVLVNAFYDKVRTDETLSPIFTEVIQNRWPQHLEKMYSFWQTVLLKEHTYFGSPFVPHAKLPVEQEHFDRWLLLFFQTINETFSGEKANEAKWRAEKMAEMFQSKIQYYRQHPEKRVL, encoded by the coding sequence ATGGAATCAAAACAAGATATATTAAATCTAGAAGATGTTAAGGTTTTAGTAAATGCTTTTTACGATAAGGTTAGGACGGATGAAACACTCTCGCCAATTTTTACTGAAGTCATTCAAAATCGCTGGCCGCAGCATTTAGAAAAAATGTATAGCTTTTGGCAAACAGTCTTGTTAAAAGAACATACTTACTTTGGAAGTCCTTTTGTACCGCACGCTAAGCTGCCCGTTGAGCAAGAGCATTTTGATAGATGGTTGCTCTTGTTTTTTCAAACAATTAACGAAACGTTTAGTGGGGAGAAAGCAAATGAAGCCAAATGGCGTGCAGAGAAAATGGCTGAAATGTTTCAAAGTAAAATCCAGTATTACCGTCAACATCCCGAAAAAAGAGTGTTATGA
- a CDS encoding tryptophan 2,3-dioxygenase family protein: MEEKTIITAIEEKYKNLGENPETYLKGLLQAKPINYWDYVEVDTLLSLQKPRTDFKDEEVFIMYHQVTELLLKLMIHEIKQIVYNEALTEEFLLVKISRLNRYTRMMINSFDVMSGGMDYDDYNTFRATLAPASGFQSAQFRLVELYCTRIENLINEEGKKRIPSQPSIEEYFEHIYWKDAGLNRKTGEKTLTLRQFEERYLDRFISLAKKVKGKTLEELFLKIENPSEDLKLILREFDRLYNVEWPMVHLNTAKHYLDKKGENQAATGGSEWKKYLHPQFQQRKFFPSLWTETEIDHWGERK, from the coding sequence ATGGAAGAAAAAACCATCATTACTGCAATTGAAGAAAAGTATAAAAATCTCGGCGAAAATCCTGAGACTTACTTAAAAGGTTTGTTACAAGCTAAACCTATTAACTACTGGGACTATGTGGAGGTAGATACTCTTTTATCACTTCAAAAACCTCGTACAGATTTTAAAGACGAAGAAGTGTTTATTATGTACCATCAGGTAACAGAATTATTACTGAAGTTGATGATTCATGAAATAAAACAAATAGTTTATAACGAGGCACTCACTGAAGAATTTTTATTGGTAAAAATAAGTCGCCTTAACCGTTACACACGCATGATGATAAATTCGTTTGACGTGATGAGTGGAGGCATGGATTACGATGATTATAACACCTTCAGAGCAACGCTCGCTCCGGCAAGTGGTTTTCAAAGTGCACAATTTAGATTAGTGGAGCTTTATTGTACAAGAATAGAAAACCTTATTAATGAGGAAGGAAAAAAGCGAATTCCATCTCAACCAAGTATAGAAGAATACTTTGAACACATCTATTGGAAAGATGCGGGTTTAAATCGAAAAACGGGAGAGAAAACATTAACGCTTCGCCAGTTCGAAGAAAGGTACTTGGATCGTTTTATTTCTTTGGCAAAAAAAGTGAAAGGAAAAACACTGGAAGAATTATTTCTTAAAATAGAAAATCCTTCTGAGGACTTAAAACTGATTTTAAGGGAATTTGACCGATTGTATAACGTGGAATGGCCAATGGTACATTTAAATACTGCAAAACATTATTTAGACAAGAAGGGTGAAAACCAAGCTGCAACTGGAGGTTCGGAATGGAAAAAGTATTTACACCCGCAGTTTCAACAACGAAAATTTTTCCCAAGCTTATGGACCGAAACAGAAATTGATCATTGGGGAGAGCGTAAATAA
- a CDS encoding Arm DNA-binding domain-containing protein — translation MQTSYSLLFYAKKEKGYKSGPVTIYGRISVKGPPSEFSTGQKCDPKKWNGGNLNGRTDYIKSPNSKAVPAIKKNFSSSKILYVGKVKRHVWGRLIQHLGFYKVKRTQGLQLFYWATPLSIKLKFVVMEFEPEMAALMGILENELAEILKPILGKHKQ, via the coding sequence ATGCAAACTAGCTACAGTTTACTTTTTTATGCAAAAAAAGAAAAGGGCTACAAAAGTGGTCCAGTTACAATTTATGGAAGAATCAGTGTAAAAGGACCTCCATCAGAATTCTCAACAGGCCAAAAGTGTGATCCAAAGAAATGGAATGGTGGAAATCTGAATGGGAGAACTGACTATATCAAATCGCCAAATTCGAAGGCCGTTCCGGCAATAAAAAAAAACTTTTCTTCCAGTAAAATTCTCTATGTTGGTAAGGTTAAGCGTCATGTTTGGGGTAGGCTTATACAGCATTTAGGGTTTTATAAAGTTAAAAGGACACAAGGTCTTCAACTTTTCTATTGGGCGACACCTCTTTCAATAAAACTCAAATTTGTTGTTATGGAGTTTGAACCCGAGATGGCAGCTCTGATGGGAATTTTGGAAAACGAGCTTGCAGAAATACTTAAGCCGATTTTAGGCAAACACAAACAATAA